In Nostoc sphaeroides, the genomic window TAATTAAAAACTTCTCTGGAAAAGGACTAGTACCTGATGCGATCGCTAATTCACCAGAGTTTCATCTAGCAGTTGCGATCGCAGCTGGTTTAACTGTACTGATAGCTACACTTATGGGCTTTCCCATTTCTACAACTCACAGTTTAACAGGTGCGCTGGTTGGCGCTGGATTAGTTGCGATCGGACTCCAAGTTAATTTTGCAGCTTTGGGAGCTTCTTTTATTTTGCCTCTATTACTCAGTCCAATTATTGCTATTCCTTTAGGAGCAGGAATTTACAGTTTATATAACTATATAATTTCAAAATGGAACCTATCAGTCAATCAGAAAATAATTGATACTTGCCATTTTCTCAGCGCTGGAATTGTCAGTTTTACTAGAGGATTAAATGATACTCCCAAAATTTTCTCACTCATTCTAGTTATTGAGTATTTTTCGATTCAGGGAGGAATGATTACGATTGCGATCGCAATGGCACTTGGCGGTTTACTCAACTCCCAAAAAGTTGCAGTAACCATGAGTGAAAAGATTACCTCATTGAATCATACTCAAGGCTTATCAGCAAATATAGTAACTGGAATTCTGGTAATTGCAGCTAGTCGGTTTGGGCTTCCGGTTTCTACCACTCACGTTTCAGTTGGTTCTATTTTTGGAGTGGGATTTACTGGTAAAAAAAACAATATGCGTGTTTTTTATCAAATACTATTATCGTGGGTTTTAACTTTACCAACTGCTGCAATTATTAGTGGAATAACCTACAGATTATTGCAAGGTTAGAAAATATTTAAGGAGTCGTAACTAATGCAAACTCAATCAAAAGTTACACTATCAACAGTCACACCATTTAAAAACAAACTCAATTATCCTTTGACTAAAAAGGGAATCAGTGTTTTACAAATTAATCTAGGTAAGCGTTGTAACCTTGCATGTACACATTGTCATGTCGAAGCTGGCCCAAAACGTACAGAAGAACTTTCTCCTGAAGTTTGCGAACAATTGATTTCGCTAATCCATAAATTTCCCGAAATTAAAATTGTGGATTTGACTGGTGGCGCACCAGAAATGAATTATGGATTTAAGCCATTGGTTGAAGCAGCAAGAGCAAATGGTAAGCAGGTAATTGTCCGGTCTAATTTGACCATTTATTTTGAAGATGGATTTGCTGATTTACCAGAATACTTTGCTCAACACCAAATAAGAGTTGTGGCTTCCCTACCCTGTTACCTAGCAGATAATGTTGATAAAATGCGCGGTGCTGGTGTTTTTGATAGTTCAGTCAAAGCTTTGCAGTGGCTTAACCAACTCGGCTATGGTAAAGAGCCAAATTTAATTTTGGACTTAGTATTTAATCCCCAGTTACCCACGGATGAAAAGTTTTCCTTAGCTCCTGAACAGACCAACCTAGAACGAGATTACAAAATGTTCTTACAAGAACATTTTAATATTGTGTTTAGCAACCTCTTCACCATTACCAACCTTCCAGTTGGTAGAACCAAAATGCATTTAGAACGGAGAAAGCTGTACACTAGCTATTTGCAGTTTTTAGAGTCGCATTTTAATCCCGACACAGTTGAACATTTGATGTGCCGCGATGAACTTTCAATTGACTATCTGGGCAATGTATATGATTGCGACTTTAACCAAATGATGAATTTGCCTGCGAAAAATCGCAATGGTGAAAGTTTGACAGTTAGCAAACTCTTAGAAGCTGACAGTTTAGACCTAATTAGTGAGATACAAACTGCTGCTTATTGCTATGGTTGTACTGCTGGATGTGGTTCTAGTTGTGGTGGTGCTTTGCTCTAAGGTGAACAAAAAGATAAAATTAGAAGGAATCAATATCGTTTGAGTTAGCAGACTATAATCTCATCACACCTTAGAGGATGTTTGAAAAGTTTTTCAGGGTTAAAAATTATGCCAATCGCCTCACCATAATGCGTATCATTGCAAGATAAGGGACTTCCAAGTAAAAAAATATTCCATTGCTATTGTTCACTGTTGACCGTTGACGGTTCACGAGTTTTCAGTCAACCAATTGGAGATTGCCGATTGTAGATTGGAGATTGACTGCACCCACCTTTCTATGCAGCATTATGATAGGAGATTGTAGATTTCAGATTTATTCCGCCCACCAGGGGCGGGGCTTTTACATTTCTTTAGACTTACATCTGATGTGATTTACTTGTCAAAAGTTCGTGTTTTCGTAGAGACGTGATTAATCTTAATATTACAGTTGTCATCAGTGAGCTAAATTGCCAAAGCTGTTCTAATGTTTTGAACAATCACCTGCGGTGGTTGTGCAACATCCATAGATATGGTATGTAATGGTTCTTCAAGAGTATAAAACTGACTGTTAAGCAGTTTTTCGCTCATATAATGATTGCTACGCTCTTGTAACCGCCTTTGAATCAACTCATAAGACCCTTTGAGGTAAACTAGCTTGATGCGATCGCCCTTGGCGTTGGCAAAGCCATCGCTATCCAACAGCAAAAATTGCCGATAGCTGTCTTTTAAAGCCGAACACGCCAGCACCACATTTTTATTTTCTTGCAGCCAATTTTTTATGGCTGCTTGCAAATCTTGTAACCAAGGCATCCTGTCAGCTTCACTCAGAGGGATACCGCGCCGCATTTTCTCAACATTCTCTGGCGAGTGGAAAGCATCAGCATCGCTAAACTCCCATTGTAACGTGTCTGCTAGCAATTTTCCGATAGTTGTTTTGCCAGAACCGGATACACCCATTAAGATAATAATCATTGACTGCTTAATCATATTTTTCTTAAGAAAACAGGGCTTACGCAAACAATAGACGAAACCCTTATTTTCACGTAGTGGCAATTCATGAATTGCCCCTACGGCGTGTACTTTTGCGTAAGTCCTAGAAAGTTAAGTTGTTGAAATTGAGACAGAATTCAAGACTCCTTGCAACATATCAGTTGTATTAAAATCTATTGACAAATAACGATTATTTTCTATAGTACATATAATAAATGCACAGGTGTGCAAAAATTAATATTTTATATAAAAAATGAATAAAAGAAGAATTTCAATTGAAGATATTGCTCAAAGAGCAGGCGTTTCTCATTCCACAGTTTCACGCGCTTTGCGAGATAATGCTCTCATTAGCCCGAAAGTGCGAGAAGAAATAAAGCAACTGGCGCAGGAGATGAATTATGTGCCAAATGCTATTGCTCAAAGCTTGCAAAATAAACGCACTAATACTATTGGAGTAGTAGTAACTTCAATAGCAGATCCCTTTTTTGCTGAGGTAGTAGAGGGAATAGAGAAGATAGCTAGACCAGCAGGCTTGAGTGTTTTGTTAAGTGCTTCACACCGAAATTTTGAGCAGGAAATAGCAGCTATT contains:
- the arsS gene encoding arsenosugar biosynthesis radical SAM (seleno)protein ArsS (Some members of this family are selenoproteins.), which produces MQTQSKVTLSTVTPFKNKLNYPLTKKGISVLQINLGKRCNLACTHCHVEAGPKRTEELSPEVCEQLISLIHKFPEIKIVDLTGGAPEMNYGFKPLVEAARANGKQVIVRSNLTIYFEDGFADLPEYFAQHQIRVVASLPCYLADNVDKMRGAGVFDSSVKALQWLNQLGYGKEPNLILDLVFNPQLPTDEKFSLAPEQTNLERDYKMFLQEHFNIVFSNLFTITNLPVGRTKMHLERRKLYTSYLQFLESHFNPDTVEHLMCRDELSIDYLGNVYDCDFNQMMNLPAKNRNGESLTVSKLLEADSLDLISEIQTAAYCYGCTAGCGSSCGGALL
- a CDS encoding gluconokinase: MIIILMGVSGSGKTTIGKLLADTLQWEFSDADAFHSPENVEKMRRGIPLSEADRMPWLQDLQAAIKNWLQENKNVVLACSALKDSYRQFLLLDSDGFANAKGDRIKLVYLKGSYELIQRRLQERSNHYMSEKLLNSQFYTLEEPLHTISMDVAQPPQVIVQNIRTALAI
- a CDS encoding inorganic phosphate transporter, with product MLLISLFIATLFLAYSNGANDNFKGVATLFGSRTSSYQTAILWATFTTLAGAVTATFLASTLIKNFSGKGLVPDAIANSPEFHLAVAIAAGLTVLIATLMGFPISTTHSLTGALVGAGLVAIGLQVNFAALGASFILPLLLSPIIAIPLGAGIYSLYNYIISKWNLSVNQKIIDTCHFLSAGIVSFTRGLNDTPKIFSLILVIEYFSIQGGMITIAIAMALGGLLNSQKVAVTMSEKITSLNHTQGLSANIVTGILVIAASRFGLPVSTTHVSVGSIFGVGFTGKKNNMRVFYQILLSWVLTLPTAAIISGITYRLLQG